In Oncorhynchus tshawytscha isolate Ot180627B linkage group LG06, Otsh_v2.0, whole genome shotgun sequence, the following are encoded in one genomic region:
- the dnph1 gene encoding 2'-deoxynucleoside 5'-phosphate N-hydrolase 1, with translation MQIYFCGSIRGGRQDVVIYQKIVQKLQQYGEVLTEHVSHCDLSEKGEDAVQSGDTFIHDRDMEWLMMSDVIIAEVTQPSLGVGYELGRALDMHKKILCLFRPSSGKSLSAMIRGAVDGSLFQVRDYKEEEVEGILEEYFNGLVKV, from the exons ATGCAAATTTACTTCTGTGGCAGTATTCGTGGAGGAAGACAGGATGTGGTTATTTATCAGAAAATTGTGCAGAAACTACAGCAATATGGAGAAGTTCTGACGGAGCACGTGAGTCACTGTGATCTGTCAGAGAAAG GTGAGGATGCTGTGCAGAGCGGCGATACATTTATCCATGACCGAGATATGGAATGGCTTATGATGTCTGATG TGATAATAGCTGAAGTGACACAGCCCTCTCTTGGAGTTGGGTATGAGCTGGGAAGGGCACTGGACATGCACAAGAAAATCCTCTGTCTTTTCCGGCCCTCCTCTGGAAAAT CACTGTCTGCCATGATCAGAGGGGCGGTTGACGGGTCCCTGTTCCAGGTGCGAGACTacaaagaggaggaggtggagggcatCCTGGAAGAATACTTCAACGGACTCGTCAAAGTCTGA
- the mea1 gene encoding male-enhanced antigen 1 — protein sequence MEVEIAFEMGPERILPNSEEELGQERPSDGGVGGEWSGEDMEEGGVGDDEEEDDGGYYYQPLNQDPDGLNAAPGDQPEDMPPVAEQLHEVQERIESMGLHLPQPPPLDSDEEEEPEGASALSSAASIPMDEDHVELVKRTMAAVALPSLAIPTWAQEISDDQWKDMVQQTLQTRQSSGGLMLERK from the exons ATGGAAGTGGAGATAGCATTCGAGATGGGTCCTGAGAGAATCTTACCAAACTCTGAGGAGGAGCTGGGCCAGGAGCGGCCGTCAGATGGTGGAGTGGgcggggagtggagtggagaggacatggaggAGGGCGGTGTGggagatgatgaggaggaggatgatggaggtTACTATTACCAGCCACTAAACCAGGACCCTGATGGACTAAATGCTGCACCTGGAGATCAGCCTGAGGATATGCCCCCAGTAGCAGAGCAACTGCATGAAGTCCAGGAGAGAATAGAG TCAATGGGCTTACATCTTCCCCAGCCCCCTCCCctagacagtgatgaggaggaggagccagAAGGAGCCTCTGCCCTGAGCAGCGCAGCCTCCATCCCCATGGATGAAG ACCACGTGGAGCTGGTGAAGAGGACCATGGCAGCAGTGGCCCTGCCCTCTCTGGCTATCCCAACCTGGGCTCAGGAGATCTCTGACGACCAATGGAAGGACATGGTCCAACAGACACTCCAGACTCGCCAAAGCTCTGGAGGCCTGATGCTAGAGCGCAAATAA
- the dlk2 gene encoding protein delta homolog 2, with the protein MPLRDSVTLLLWSCCVLMLIHQCEAQALNCTCNVTNSRCDENAVCRCDPGWEGQQCNICVRMPGCVHGSCHQPWQCTCEPGWAGRFCDKDVHVCTNEAPCQNGATCYVNVSGEYSCLCPEGFHGRNCEHKTGPCHKTGRSSCKNGGQCEDSGGYAPELSCRCLAGFTGPRCENNMDDCLMRPCGNGATCLDGINRFSCLCPEGFTGRFCTVNLDDCASQPCLNGGRCLDRASTFHCLCKPGFTGRTCEVPLSSPESQAPISSSHDWAGGGGGWGRVTQSRPDQDITRGDNNSGDRLLKISVKEVVTQWGSSGLSEVQLITLLVLGGMTLAVVVLTAGLVLRGHWQDHCASCRCGPTPHLHPLKHRDRQPPPQSHLVTVEQECKISFLHTPTAPELEKKKLNT; encoded by the exons ATGCCTCTGAGAGACTCAGTCACCCTGCTGCTCTGGAGTTGCTGTGTACTAATGCTCATCCACCAATGCGAGGCTCAAG CTCTAAACTGTACGTGTAATGTGACCAATAGTCGGTGTGACGAGAATGCGGTGTGCAG GTGTGACCCGGGTTGGGAGGGGCAGCAGTGCAACATCTGTGTGAGAATGCCAGGCTGTGTCCATGGATCATGTCATCAACCCTGGCAATGCACCTGCGAGCCTGGATGGGCAGGGCGCTTCTGCGACAAAG ATGTCCATGTGTGTACAAATGAGGCACCTTGTCAGAACGGTGCCACTTGTTACGTCAACGTTTCAGGGGAATACTCCTGCCTCTGCCCCGAGGGATTTCACGGGAGGAACTGCGAGCACAAGACAGGACCCTGTCATAAGACCGGCAG GTCTTCATGTAAGAATGGCGGGCAGTGTGAGGACAGTGGCGGTTATGCTCCAGAGCTCTCCTGCCGCTGCCTGGCAGGCTTCACCGGGCCACGTTGCGAGAACAACATGGACGACTGCCTGATGCGCCCCTGTGGTAACGGTGCCACCTGCCTGGATGGCATCAACCGCTTCTCCTGCCTCTGTCCCGAGGGCTTCACGGGCCGGTTCTGCACCGTCAACCTGGATGACTGTGCCAGCCAACCTTGCCTTAATGGAGGGCGCTGTCTGGACCGTGCCAGCACCTTCCACTGCCTCTGCAAGCCTGGGTTCACTGGCAGGACCTGCGAGGTGCCCTTAAGTAGCCCAGAGAGCCAAGCGCCCATCAGCAGCTCCCATGACTGGGCTGGGGGAGGTGGGGGCTGGGGAAGGGTAACTCAGTCCAGGCCAGACCAGGACATCACGAGGGGGGACAATAATAGTGGAGACAGGCTGCTTAAGATCTCTGTGAAGGAGGTTGTGACCCAGTGGGGGTCGTCTGGCCTGTCAGAGGTGCAGCTCATAACCCTCCTGGTGCTGGGGGGCATGACACTTGCCGTGGTGGTGCTCACAGCTGGCCTGGTGCTGAGGGGACATTGGCAGGACCACTGTGCAAGCTGCAGGTGCGGCCCCACCCCCCACCTGCACCCGCTGAAACACCGAGACCGCCAGCCACCCCCGCAGAGCCACCTAGTCACAGTGGAGCAGGAGTGTAAGATCAGCTTCCTGCACACGCCCACAGCCCCAGAACTGGAGAAGAAGAAACTGAACACTTAG